One Prolixibacteraceae bacterium DNA segment encodes these proteins:
- a CDS encoding LytTR family DNA-binding domain-containing protein encodes MRTCIIIDDEHLARKLLQGYVEKIPNLEVVETFDNAIDAITYLQDQTVDLIFLDIQMPHITGIEFIKTIKIDSKIIITSAFSEYAVDSFNYDVFDYLLKPIAFPRFFKATNKALDFIENHEEEESVKDNIIQKTQKDYLTIKADYRLYKINFEDIIYIEGQREYVTFHTKKRRITAYYSLKSLTETLPQNRFIRIHKSYIVSIASIETLEGNQLEVGGEKLPIGKSYKNDVMDIFQ; translated from the coding sequence ATGAGAACCTGTATTATCATCGATGACGAACATCTAGCAAGAAAACTACTACAAGGCTATGTAGAAAAAATACCTAATCTTGAAGTTGTAGAAACTTTCGACAATGCCATTGATGCAATCACATACCTTCAAGACCAAACGGTAGATTTGATCTTCCTAGATATTCAGATGCCTCATATAACGGGAATCGAGTTTATAAAGACAATTAAAATAGATTCAAAGATAATAATAACTTCAGCCTTCTCAGAATACGCTGTCGATAGTTTTAATTACGATGTTTTTGACTATTTACTTAAACCTATTGCTTTTCCTAGATTTTTTAAGGCAACAAACAAAGCACTTGATTTTATTGAAAATCATGAAGAGGAAGAGAGTGTTAAAGACAATATTATACAGAAAACACAAAAAGATTATCTTACAATCAAAGCAGATTATCGTCTTTATAAAATTAACTTTGAGGATATTATCTACATTGAAGGTCAAAGAGAGTATGTCACTTTTCATACAAAAAAACGACGAATTACAGCATACTATTCTCTAAAATCTCTAACTGAAACATTACCTCAAAATCGTTTTATTCGTATACATAAATCCTATATAGTTTCAATTGCTTCAATCGAAACCCTAGAAGGAAATCAATTAGAAGTAGGAGGAGAAAAACTTCCAATTGGTAAAAGCTATAAGAATGATGTGATGGATATCTTTCAATAA
- a CDS encoding histidine kinase: protein MFPIIDIFKKNQWHFITWSIVFFIFILASNNFGWKFALRSSLINTTGVMIITYTNIYLLLPRYLKPRGAFSFIYAILSLVMVILMMVLFCILHKHLLYPLIKDTFFHGAEFRPIYPAFSYMATYLITLFLSTSIFISFKGKEAQIKWEKILLEKKDIELKYLRGQINPHFLFNTLNNVYSQVYMKEEGAADNILRLSDMLRYIIDDCAANTVPLQKEIDYLNNFIDFQCLKSDKPLNIHFKTDIEDPDIQISPLLFIPIVENCFKHGKVTSSPDSFVSIYLLQKGNKIELNAKNSITPRGETISQRKGIGIKNLRKRLELIYTKRHLLNMNEAHDIFHVEMIIHLK from the coding sequence CATTTTGGCATCCAACAATTTTGGATGGAAATTTGCACTTCGAAGTTCGTTAATCAATACTACAGGGGTAATGATTATTACCTATACAAACATCTACCTATTACTTCCAAGATACCTAAAACCTAGAGGAGCTTTTTCGTTCATCTATGCAATATTATCTTTGGTAATGGTAATATTAATGATGGTTTTATTCTGCATTCTTCATAAACACCTACTGTACCCATTAATAAAAGACACATTTTTTCATGGTGCAGAATTCCGTCCAATATATCCTGCATTTAGCTATATGGCGACTTACTTGATCACTCTATTCCTAAGCACGTCTATTTTTATCTCTTTTAAGGGGAAAGAAGCACAAATCAAGTGGGAGAAAATTTTATTAGAGAAAAAAGATATCGAATTGAAATATTTAAGAGGACAAATCAATCCACACTTTCTCTTCAACACGCTTAATAATGTATACAGTCAAGTATATATGAAAGAAGAGGGTGCTGCTGACAATATTCTAAGACTCTCTGACATGCTTAGATATATTATTGATGACTGTGCAGCAAATACAGTACCGTTACAGAAAGAGATTGACTATTTAAATAACTTTATTGATTTTCAATGTTTAAAATCGGATAAACCTCTAAATATTCATTTTAAAACAGACATAGAAGATCCAGATATTCAGATCTCTCCTCTTCTCTTTATTCCAATTGTTGAAAACTGTTTCAAACATGGGAAAGTAACCTCTTCTCCTGACAGCTTTGTCTCAATATACCTCCTTCAGAAGGGTAACAAAATAGAGCTAAATGCAAAAAACAGCATTACGCCTAGAGGAGAGACAATTTCACAAAGGAAAGGTATTGGAATTAAAAACTTAAGGAAAAGATTGGAGTTAATCTATACAAAAAGACATTTACTAAATATGAATGAAGCGCATGACATCTTCCATGTGGAGATGATCATTCATCTAAAATAA